The Vicia villosa cultivar HV-30 ecotype Madison, WI unplaced genomic scaffold, Vvil1.0 ctg.000363F_1_1_3, whole genome shotgun sequence genome has a segment encoding these proteins:
- the LOC131627414 gene encoding uncharacterized protein LOC131627414, translating to MANLANQANNANNNNNGNRRRNRREEPIRVLRGGNCVEDSSSDEEEPYDEEDNRRNLQNNHDYRVKADIPLFYGTMGVEEFLDWQIDVDRFFDVMGVPENKQVKMVAIRLKSTAAVWWDKLVVQRQRQRKGPVRTWRRMKQLMLERFLPEDYEQILYKMYIECVQGKRTVTEYTAEFLRFSERNELGESESQKVARYISGLKGSLQEKMGLQTVWTVSEASSLALKAELMEKSPRNFSSIERYSPQSNCESAGDKEKNATPRDSNLENKGVSSSSSVQHGKAPIQRPNNPYARPAIDICYRCNGRCHKSNVCPTRRVAAVVEEREEDEERQDSTVKNDEYADVEFAVEESDERVNFVLQRMLLASKDEGQRKNLFKTHCSIKNKVCNLIVDSGSMENLVSKKLVDYLKLSTKPHEKPYNLGWVSKGSQVRVTLTCRVPISIGKHYREEVLCDVLDMDVCHILLGRPWQFDNDITYRGRDNVMMFTWGTHKIAMAPVLHFDKNPRGKNPRFLMMTHSEKELNEAVKETECFCPVVIKGLMNAIKEETIPEELLGILKDFKELTADELATDLPPMRDKHMEVKVFNVGEDVMAFRRKERFSVGTYNYSKLPDEVLYQEENSGSSSSEVKETDVGGLCVSKKKSRVGKHFNI from the exons ATGGCGAATTTAGCAAATCAGGcgaacaacgccaacaacaacaacaatgggaATCGGCGAAGAAACAGGAGAGAGGAACCGATTAGGGTTCTACGGGGTGGAAACTGTGTCGAAGATTCAAGTTCTGATGAAGAAGAACCTTACGATGAAGAAGATAATCGTAGGAATCTACAGAACAACCATGACTATCGAGTGAAGGCTGATATTCCATTGTTCTACGGAACTATGGGAGTGGAGGAGTTTCTTGATTGGCAGATCGACGTCGACAGGTTCTTCGACGTTATGGGTGTCCCTGAGAACAAGCAAGTCAAGATGGTTGCGATCAGACTTAAAAGTACTGCAGCTGTCTGgtgggataaacttgttgttcaaaGGCAGAGACAAAGAAAGGGGCCAGTCAGAACTTGGAGaagaatgaaacaattgatgCTGGAGCGGTTTTTACCGGAGGATTATGAGCAGATTCTTTATAAGATGTACATCGAGTGTGTTCAGGGCAAGAGAACCGTGACTGAATACACAGCTGAGTTCCTGCGGTTTTCTGAGCGCAATGAATTGGGAGAATCAGAAAGCCAAAAAGTGGCTCGATACATCAGTGGCCTAAAGGGATCCTTGCAGGAGAAGATGGGTTTACAGACTGTATGGACCGTTAGTGAAGCATCCAGTTTGGCTTTGAAGGCAGAATTGATGGAGAAATCCCCTCGAAATTTCTCGTCTATTGAAAGGTATTCACCCCAAAGTAACTGTGAATCAGCAGGTgacaaggaaaagaatgcaacacCCCGGGATTCCAATCTTGAGAATAAGGGGGTTAGCAGCTCTAGCAGTGTGCAGCATGGTAAAGCACCAATTCAGaggccaaataatccatatgctaGACCCGCTATAGACATATGTTATCGTTGTAACGGAAGATGCCACAAATCAAATGTTTGTCCAACAAGAAGAGTCGCTGCTGTTGTGGAAGAAAGGGAGGAAGATGAGGAAAGACAAGATTCTACAGTAAAGAACGATGAGTATGCCGATGTTGAGTTTGCGGTGGAAGAATCTGATGAGAGGGTAAATTTTGTGTTGCAACGAATGTTACTAGCATCCAAAGACGAAGGGCAGCGCAAGAATTTGTTCAAGACACATTGTTCTATCAAGAACAAAGTGTGTAATCTAATTGTGGATAGTGGCAGCATGGAGAATCTGGTGTCGAAAAAATTGGTAGATTATttgaagttgtccacaaaaccacaTGAGAAGCCGTACAACCTCGGTTGGGTAAGTAAGGGCTCCCAAGTTCGAGTAACACTAACCTGCAGAGTTCCTATCTCCATCGGAAAACATTATAGAGAAGAg gtactttgtgatgttcttgatatggatgtttgtcatattttacttggtaggccttggcagtttgataatgatatcacttatcgAGGACGGGATAACGTGATGATGTTTACATGGGGCACACATAAAATTGCTATGGCTCCTGTTTTGCACTTTGATAAGAATCCAAGAGGAAAGAATCCTAGATTCTTGATGATGACGCATAGTGAAAAGGAGCTTAATGAGGCTGTAAAAGAAACCGAATGTTTCTGTCCAGTGGTGATCAAAGGGTTGATGAATGCTATAAAGGAGGAAACAATTCCAGAAGAACTGCTAGGGATCCTAAAGGATTTCAAAGAGTTGACCGCAGATGAGCTGGCAACCGATTTGCCTCCTATGCGAGATAAACACATGGAAGTTAAAGTTTTCAATGTGGGAGAAGATGTGATGGCATTTCGACGTAAGGAGAGGTTTTCAGTTGGTACTTACAATTATAGCAAGCTGCCAGATGAAGTTCTTTATCAAGAAGAGAACTCGGGGTCGAGTTCTTCAGAAGTGAAggagactgatgtaggaggattgtgcgtatcaaagaagaaatcgcgcgtcggaaagcattttaatatttaa